The following coding sequences are from one Triticum aestivum cultivar Chinese Spring chromosome 5A, IWGSC CS RefSeq v2.1, whole genome shotgun sequence window:
- the LOC123106364 gene encoding thaumatin-like protein: MAGSASATPVLLVVVVVALAAGASTTSTLTLLSITNRCSFTVWPAVASTGLGTELHPGANWTVDASAIHYTADIWGRTGCSFDVAGRGRCQTADCSSGLRCRSTDPAAPATKAQVAISEGFYHYGIRLDKGFNLPMDLTCSSGDALRCREDGCHDAFPYVKYNDHSCTTAGSRLQIVFCP; the protein is encoded by the coding sequence ATGGCCGGAAGCGCGAGCGCCACTCCAGTCCTCCTCGTCGTCGTGGTCGTGGCCCTCGCCGCGGGGGCCAGCACGACATCGACGCTGACGCTGCTCAGCATCACCAACCGGTGCTCCTTCACGGTGTGGCCGGCGGTGGCCTCCACAGGCCTCGGCACCGAGCTCCATCCGGGAGCCAACTGGACCGTGGACGCGTCGGCGATCCACTACACCGCGGACATATGGGGGCGCACGGGCTGCTCCTTCGACGTGGCAGGCAGGGGGCGGTGCCAGACGGCGGACTGCAGCAGCGGGCTGCGGTGCCGGAGCACCGACCCTGCGGCGCCGGCGACCAAGGCCCAGGTCGCCATCTCCGAGGGCTTCTACCACTACGGCATCAGGTTGGACAAGGGGTTCAACCTGCCCATGGATCTCACGTGCAGCTCCGGCGACGCGCTCCGGTGCCGGGAGGACGGGTGCCACGACGCGTTCCCATACGTGAAGTACAACGACCACTCATGCACCACCGCCGGCAGCCGGCTCCAGATCGTCTTCTGCCCATga
- the LOC123106365 gene encoding thaumatin-like protein, producing MAGSASATLVLLVVVVAALAVGASATSTLTPLSITNRCSFTVWPAVASAGLGTELHPGANWTVDASAIHYTADIWGRTGCSFDAAGRGRCQTVDCGSGLRCRSNDPAAPTTKAQVAISEGFYHYGIMLDKGFNLPMDLTCSSGDALRCREDGCHDAFPYVKYNDHSCTAAGSRLQIIFCP from the coding sequence ATGGCCGGAAGCGCGAGCGCCACTCTGGTCCTCCTCGTCGTCGTGGTCGCGGCCCTCGCCGTGGGGGCCAGCGCGACATCGACGCTGACGCCGCTCAGCATCACCAACCGGTGCTCCTTCACGGTATGGCCGGCGGTGGCCTCCGCAGGCCTCGGCACGGAGCTCCATCCGGGAGCCAACTGGACCGTGGACGCGTCGGCGATCCACTACACCGCGGACATATGGGGGCGCACGGGCTGCTCCTTCGACGCGGCAGGCAGGGGACGGTGCCAGACGGTGGACTGCGGCAGCGGGCTACGGTGCCGGAGCAACGACCCTGCGGCGCCGACGACCAAGGCCCAGGTCGCCATCTCCGAGGGCTTCTACCACTACGGCATCATGTTGGACAAGGGGTTCAACCTGCCCATGGATCTCACGTGCAGCTCCGGCGACGCGCTCCGGTGCCGGGAGGACGGGTGCCACGACGCGTTCCCGTACGTGAAGTACAACGACCACTCATGCACCGCCGCCGGCAGCCGGCTCCAAATCATCTTCTGCCCATGA
- the LOC123106366 gene encoding thaumatin-like protein: MAGSASATPVLLVVVLATLVAGASTTSTLTPLSITNRCSFTVWPAVASAGLGTELHPGADWTVDASVIHYTADIWGRTGCSFDAAGRGRCQTADCGSGLRCRSTDLAAPATKAQVAISEGFYHYGITLDKEFNLPMDLTCSSGDALRCREDGRHDAFPYVKYNDHSCTAVGSRLQTVFCP, from the coding sequence ATGGCCGGAAGCGCGAGCGCCACTCCGGTCCTCCTCGTCGTCGTGCTCGCGACCCTCGTCGCGGGGGCCAGCACGACATCGACGCTGACGCCGCTCAGCATCACCAACCGGTGCTCCTTCACGGTGTGGCCGGCGGTGGCCTCCGCAGGCCTCGGCACCGAGCTCCATCCGGGAGCCGACTGGACCGTGGACGCGTCGGTGATCCACTACACCGCGGACATATGGGGGCGCACGGGGTGCTCCTTCGACGCGGCAGGCAGGGGGCGGTGCCAGACGGCGGACTGCGGCAGCGGGCTGCGGTGCCGGAGCACCGACCTTGCGGCACCGGCGACCAAGGCCCAGGTCGCCATCTCCGAGGGCTTCTACCACTACGGCATCACGTTGGACAAGGAGTTCAACCTGCCCATGGATCTCACGTGCAGCTCCGGCGACGCGCTCCGGTGCCGGGAGGACGGGCGCCACGATGCGTTCCCGTACGTGAAGTACAACGACCACTCGTGCACCGCCGTCGGCAGCCGGCTCCAGACCGTCTTCTGCCCATGA
- the LOC123106367 gene encoding thaumatin-like protein, whose protein sequence is MAGSASATPVLLVVVVAALAAGASATSTLTPLSITNRCSFMVWPAVASAGLGTELHPGANWTVVASAIHYTADIWGRTGCSFDAAGRGRCQTADCGSGLRCRSTDPAAPATKAQVAISEGFYHYGITLDKGFNLPMDLMCSSGDALRCREDGCHDAFPYVKYNDHSCTAAGSQLQIVFCP, encoded by the coding sequence ATGGCCGGAAGCGCGAGCGCCACTCCGGTCCTCCTCGTCGTCGTGGTCGCGGCCCTCGCCGCGGGGGCCAGCGCGACATCGACGCTGACGCCGCTCAGCATCACCAACCGGTGCTCCTTCATGGTGTGGCCGGCGGTGGCCTCCGCAGGCCTCGGCACCGAGCTCCATCCGGGAGCCAACTGGACCGTGGTCGCGTCAGCGATCCACTACACCGCGGACATATGGGGGCGCACGGGCTGCTCCTTCGACGCGGCAGGCAGGGGGCGGTGCCAGACGGCAGACTGCGGCAGCGGGCTGCGCTGCCGGAGCACCGACCCTGCGGCGCCGGCGACCAAGGCCCAGGTCGCCATCTCCGAGGGCTTCTACCACTACGGCATCACGTTGGACAAGGGGTTCAACCTGCCCATGGATCTCATGTGCAGCTCCGGCGACGCGCTCCGGTGCCGGGAGGACGGGTGCCACGACGCGTTCCCGTACGTGAAGTACAACGACCACTCATGCACCGCCGCCGGCAGCCAGCTCCAGATCGTCTTCTGCCCATGA